A stretch of the Solanum dulcamara chromosome 6, daSolDulc1.2, whole genome shotgun sequence genome encodes the following:
- the LOC129891951 gene encoding OBERON-like protein has translation MLPPRPSGLPPSLFLASSDARASTDNHDPRMNSDQNRESPAESASSRYTWPVIDATTQVKLENQKAEDGYYEQSLIHRPASANKVSLLDIAREQVDIISEKMYLLPNEYLEEIKGRLRGMLEGNGGPQQRDELLFLQRLVQTRSDLTAKTLIKAHRVQLEILVAINSGIQFFLHHSMNLSQTALIEVFVYKRCRNIACQSQLPAEDCHCEICTNRKGFCSLCMCVICNKFDFEVNTCRWIGCDSCAHWTHTDCAIRDKQIGTGPSPVNGLGSAEMQFRCRACNLSSELFGWVKDVFQQCAPTWNGESLIRELTVVSKIFRLSDNTRGRQLFWKSEELIEKLKGGVEETTACRIILTFLQELEMDSSRSLEAGNNGRMIPPQEACNRIAAVVQEAVQTMGIVADEKMRMLKKARQALETCDHELEEKAKEVSELKLERQRKRLQIDELESIARLKEAEADMFQLKADEARREADRLQRIALAKSGKSEEDYASSYLKQRLSEAEAEKQFLFEKIKLQDQSSRSSQGNDIGDTSQELYSKIQEILKSV, from the exons ATGCTGCCTCCACGTCCCAGCGGGTTGCCTCCGTCCTTATTTCTTGCCTCTTCAGACGCCAGAGCATCAACTGATAATCATGATCCCAGAATGAACTCTGATCAGAATCGTGAATCACCTGCTGAGAGTGCTAGTTCAAGGTATACATGGCCTGTTATTGATGCtactactcaagtgaagcttGAGAATCAGAAAGCTGAGGATGGTTATTATGAACAGTCTCTGATTCACAGGCCTGCTAGTGCAAATAAGGTTTCTCTTCTTGATATTGCTAGAGAACAAGTGGATATAATATCTGAAAAAATGTATTTGCTCCCCAATGAGTATTTAGAAGAGATAAAGGGTAGGCTTCGAGGGATGCTTGAAGGGAATGGCGGTCCTCAGCAAAGAGATGAACTTTTGTTTTTACAGAGACTTGTCCAGACTAGGTCTGATTTGACTGCAAAGACATTGATTAAAGCTCATCGAGTTCAGCTGGAAATTCTTGTCGCTATTAATAGTGGAATTCAATTTTTCCTGCATCATAGTATGAATCTTTCTCAGACTGCCCTGATCGAGGTTTTTGTATACAAGAGATGTCGGAATATAGCATGCCAAAGCCAGTTGCCTGCGGAAGATTGCCACTGTGAGATATGCACCAACCGAAAGGGATTCTGCAGCCTCTGCATGTGTGTAATCTGTAACAAATTTGATTTTGAAGTGAATACATGTCGGTGGATTGGTTGTGACTCCTGTGCTCATTGGACTCACACGGATTGTGCAATTCGTGATAAACAAATTGGAACAGGTCCTTCTCCCGTGAATGGGTTGGGGTCTGCTGAAATGCAGTTCAGGTGTAGAGCATGCAATCTCTCTTCTGAGCTTTTTGGTTGGGTGAAAGATGTATTTCAACAATGTGCACCTACCTGGAATGGGGAATCATTGATAAGAGAACTAACTGTTGTAAGTAAAATCTTTCGACTGAGTGATAACACAAGAGGGAGGCAGCTCTTTTGGAAGTCTGAGGAGCTCATAGAAAAACTGAAGGGTGGAGTGGAAGAGACAACAGCTTGCAGGATTATATTAACTTTTCTCCAAG agcttgaGATGGACTCATCACGGAGCTTAGAGGCTGGAAATAATGGAAGGATGATTCCACCCCAGGAGGCATGCAACCGAATTGCTGCAGTGGTACAAGAAGCAGTGCAGACAATGGGAATAGTGGCTGATGAAAAAATGAGGATGCTAAAGAAAGCTCGCCAAGCTCTCGAGACTTGTGATCATGAACTGGAGGAAAAAGCTAAAGAAGTTTCAGAACTTAAACTGGAGAGGCAGCGAAAAAGGCTACAGATAGATGAATTAGAGAGCATTGCTAGGCTTAAAGAAGCAGAAGCAGATATGTTCCAGCTAAAGGCGGATGAGGCAAGACGAGAAGCTGACAGGTTGCAGAGGATTGCTCTTGCAAAATCAGGGAAATCAGAAGAAGACTATGCCAGCAGTTACCTTAAACAACGTCTTAGCGAGGCTGAAGCTGAGAAGCAATTCCTTTTCGAGAAGATTAAACTTCAAGATCAGAGTTCTCGTTCATCACAAGGCAATGACATCGGTGACACTTCACAAGAACTTTACTCAAAAATACAAGAGATCCTAAAGAGTGTTTAA